TCGGTCTGTTGCACCACGCCAGCGGTGGATGGACCGTGCCGTGGCTGATGATGCTCGCCGTCTATCTGGTGCAGACGTCGGCGGGCGCACTGGCCGGGCGCAACCGTTACGTCTAGCGCCGGCTCAGGGCTGCCGCAACGACGCGGTGTCGATGACGAACCGGTAGCGCACGTCTGAGGCGAGCACCCGCTCGTAGGCGGTGTTGATGTAATCCGGTTCGATCACCTCGATCTCGGGGCGCACGCCGTGCTCGGCGCAGAAGTTCAGCATCTCCTGCGTCTCGGCGATCCCGCCGATCAACGACCCCGACACGCTGCGTCGCATCCTGACCAGGGGGCCCGGCGGTACCGCCAGGGCTTTCTCCGGCATGCCCAGCTCGACCAGGCTGCCGTCCAGGGTGAGCAGCCCCAGGTACGCACCCAGGTCCAGGCTCGCCGAGACGGTGTTCAGGACGACGTCGAAGGTGCCGCGCAACTTCTTGAACGTCGCGGGGTCGCTGGTGGCGTAGTAATGCTCGGCGCCCAACCGCAGCCCGTCCTCCATCTTCTTCAGCGACTGGGACAGCACGGTGACCTCGGCACCCATCGCGGTTGCGAGCTTGACGGCCATGTGGCCCAGACCGCCCAGACCGACGACGGCAATTCGCTTGCCGGGACCGACATTCCAGTGGCGCAGCGGCGAGTAGGTGGTGACGCCGGCGCACAGCAGCGGCGCGGCGGCATCGAGCGGAATCTCATCCGGGATGCTCAGCACATAGTTCTCGTCGACGACGATCGCGCCGCTGTAGCCACCCTGGGTGGGCTGGCCGTCACGGCCGACGCCGGCGTAGGTGCCGACCATGCCGCCGCCGGTGCAGTACTGCTCGAGGCCGGCTTGGCAGCTGGGGCACTCGCGGCACGAGTCGACGAAGCAGCCGACGCCGACGCGGTCGCCGATCTTGAACTTGGTGACATCCGCGCCGACCGCGGTCACCACGCCGGCGATCTCATGTCCGGGCACGACTGGGTATTGCGGGCGGCCCCACTCGGCCTTGACGGTGTGGATGTCGGAGTGGCAGATACCGGCGAAAGCGATATCGAAAGCGACGTCGTGCGGACCCGGGTCCCGGCGGGTGATGGTGGTCTTGGTCAGGGGGTCGGTCGGCGACGTGGCGGCATAAGCGGAAACGGTGCTCATCGGTGATATCTCTCTTTACAAACTAGGCGTTCTTATATAGCCTAGCGAAGTAATTTGTGCAGTGGTCGTCCGTTCCTCGTCCAGGCGCAATGGCGACGCCTGTTTGCCCAGGGTGTGGGGGGTTCCGGGACTGTTACGTAATCTTTGACACATCCCGCTGCGGTTCGACGTGCCGGGGGTTCGATCTGCGGCTGGTGATCAGAGCGATACGGGCTGCCCCACGCAGGATCCATGGTGTCTGCCGTGCCATCACGGCTACGGCCCGGTCCGAGCGGCGCATCGAGGCCTGCGGGCCGGGGGTCGGCGTCGAGGCCAGTTCGGCCTCGGCTGATCCGGCTGCCGGGCCGTTGCGATCGATGGCAAGGAGTTGCCAGGTGCCGGGAACGCCGCGAAGCTCCACGCTACCGCGGTCCTCGAAGCCCGTGCCCGAGCCGACGACGAGATCGCGCACGGTGCGCGACACCAGAATCTCGCCCGCGCCGGCCTGGCCGACGATCCGCGCCGCGATGTGCACGGCCATCCCGGCGATGTCGTTGTCGATCAGTTCGCATTCACCGGTGTGGATACCGACCCGGATCTCGATGCCTAGTGCGTCGG
This is a stretch of genomic DNA from Mycolicibacter terrae. It encodes these proteins:
- a CDS encoding NAD(P)-dependent alcohol dehydrogenase, whose product is MSTVSAYAATSPTDPLTKTTITRRDPGPHDVAFDIAFAGICHSDIHTVKAEWGRPQYPVVPGHEIAGVVTAVGADVTKFKIGDRVGVGCFVDSCRECPSCQAGLEQYCTGGGMVGTYAGVGRDGQPTQGGYSGAIVVDENYVLSIPDEIPLDAAAPLLCAGVTTYSPLRHWNVGPGKRIAVVGLGGLGHMAVKLATAMGAEVTVLSQSLKKMEDGLRLGAEHYYATSDPATFKKLRGTFDVVLNTVSASLDLGAYLGLLTLDGSLVELGMPEKALAVPPGPLVRMRRSVSGSLIGGIAETQEMLNFCAEHGVRPEIEVIEPDYINTAYERVLASDVRYRFVIDTASLRQP